From the genome of Haloferax mediterranei ATCC 33500, one region includes:
- a CDS encoding universal stress protein, with the protein MYEAILVPTDGSDGTEEAIEHAIDLAGKYDAELHAIYVIETHDITWVDQAGDIREKLEARGERAVNNVLERAESADIEDIETSIIEGKTYRAILTYVDDRDIDLVVMGTHGRTGLDRYLLGSVTEKIVRLSDIPVLTVPLAREGEKEASRV; encoded by the coding sequence ATGTACGAAGCTATCCTCGTCCCCACGGACGGGAGCGACGGGACGGAAGAAGCGATTGAACACGCTATTGACCTCGCAGGCAAATACGATGCAGAACTGCACGCGATTTACGTCATCGAAACACACGATATCACCTGGGTAGACCAAGCTGGAGATATTCGTGAGAAGCTCGAAGCAAGGGGAGAACGGGCCGTCAACAACGTCCTCGAACGCGCTGAGAGCGCGGATATCGAAGACATCGAAACCTCAATTATTGAAGGAAAGACGTATCGTGCAATTCTGACGTACGTCGACGACCGCGATATCGACCTCGTGGTGATGGGAACCCACGGCCGGACTGGACTAGACCGATACCTGCTGGGAAGCGTGACGGAGAAAATTGTCAGACTCTCCGATATTCCAGTCCTCACCGTGCCGCTCGCTCGCGAGGGGGAGAAAGAAGCGAGTAGGGTATGA
- a CDS encoding GNAT family N-acetyltransferase, whose amino-acid sequence MSRCRRRNYHLRRRWGRTIGMPVLWSYMPIRTATEDDTDAILQIAQQSWKTDYPEILTRETAEEAVTDWYTPEQIVAELHKSQARILVAEREDTVIGFAHATWNNTEGEGYILRIYVHPEHRRENVGRELLEQTCAGLAEQGIERINAMVLVENKPGNAFYERFGFEHADERETIIGDEPHPENRYVLERPFELDGD is encoded by the coding sequence CTGTCTCGGTGCCGAAGACGGAACTATCATCTTCGCCGAAGGTGGGGAAGGACTATCGGGATGCCAGTGCTATGGTCATACATGCCTATCCGGACTGCGACCGAAGACGATACCGACGCCATCCTTCAGATAGCACAACAGTCCTGGAAAACCGACTATCCGGAGATTCTGACCCGCGAAACGGCCGAAGAGGCGGTCACCGACTGGTACACTCCTGAGCAGATTGTAGCGGAACTCCACAAGAGTCAGGCGCGGATTCTCGTTGCTGAACGCGAGGACACAGTCATCGGTTTCGCACACGCGACTTGGAACAACACCGAAGGGGAGGGATACATCCTCCGGATTTACGTTCACCCCGAACACCGGCGAGAAAACGTTGGACGTGAGTTGCTCGAACAGACGTGTGCTGGCCTCGCCGAACAGGGCATCGAACGGATCAACGCGATGGTCCTCGTAGAGAACAAGCCCGGCAACGCGTTCTACGAACGATTCGGGTTCGAACACGCCGATGAACGTGAGACGATAATCGGCGACGAACCCCACCCGGAAAACAGGTACGTGCTCGAACGTCCGTTTGAATTGGACGGTGACTGA
- a CDS encoding orc1/cdc6 family replication initiation protein, producing the protein MAPRFQPDDTLYKRRNTLKVEYVPDDIVGRDNEIEEYEAALQPIINGEYPDNIFIYGKTGVGKTAVTNFLLNELRESAEHFGVDLSVISLNCDGLSTSYQAAISLVNNLREPEHHIAETGHPQSKVYRLLWDELNKLSGTVIIVLDEIDHITDDTFLYQITRADNNGYIDNIQLGLIGISNDSTFREQLDAKVQSSLCETEISFPPYGTEELQKVLEQRADIAFHENAIEDGVISLCAALGRQDGGDARRAITLLRKAGDLARAENAETVTTDHVERAQEKLEAQQSMDIMRDLTEHEQLTLYALTTLAAESATPARSRVVYQRYKELCDFKGRDPRTARRMRSFLSDFEILNLTLSHMEHRGQDGGTYREHELNRDIATVVDALQTIISEFGAHRSIIEYLPDSGEDFAAM; encoded by the coding sequence ATGGCTCCTCGATTTCAGCCGGACGATACGCTCTATAAGCGACGGAATACGCTTAAGGTCGAGTATGTACCGGACGACATCGTTGGGCGAGATAACGAGATCGAGGAGTACGAAGCAGCCCTACAACCAATCATCAATGGTGAGTACCCCGATAACATCTTCATCTATGGCAAGACCGGTGTGGGGAAGACCGCGGTCACGAATTTCTTGCTCAACGAACTCCGGGAGTCGGCGGAACACTTCGGCGTTGATCTCTCCGTTATCTCGCTCAACTGTGATGGTCTCAGTACGAGTTACCAGGCTGCAATTAGTCTGGTCAATAACCTTCGAGAACCCGAACATCACATCGCCGAAACCGGTCATCCGCAGTCCAAGGTCTATCGCTTGCTCTGGGATGAGTTGAATAAACTCTCTGGGACCGTTATCATCGTTCTCGACGAGATCGACCACATCACGGACGACACGTTCCTCTACCAGATCACGCGCGCGGACAACAACGGGTACATCGACAATATTCAGCTCGGTCTCATTGGCATCAGTAACGACTCGACGTTTCGAGAGCAACTCGACGCAAAAGTCCAGTCGTCACTTTGTGAGACTGAGATTTCGTTTCCTCCGTATGGCACCGAGGAACTCCAGAAAGTCCTCGAACAGCGGGCCGATATTGCGTTCCACGAGAATGCAATCGAAGACGGGGTAATCTCGTTGTGCGCTGCACTCGGTCGACAGGACGGTGGTGACGCCCGACGAGCAATCACACTGCTCCGGAAAGCAGGCGATCTCGCTCGCGCGGAGAACGCAGAGACAGTGACGACTGACCATGTCGAACGAGCCCAGGAAAAACTCGAAGCGCAACAGAGTATGGATATCATGCGCGACCTCACCGAACACGAGCAACTCACGCTCTATGCGTTGACGACGCTCGCCGCCGAAAGCGCCACTCCCGCCCGCTCGCGTGTTGTCTACCAGCGCTACAAAGAACTCTGTGATTTCAAGGGCCGAGACCCTCGAACAGCCCGTCGAATGCGCAGTTTTCTCTCCGATTTCGAGATTCTCAACCTTACGCTCTCCCACATGGAACATCGTGGTCAGGACGGTGGAACGTACCGTGAACACGAACTCAACCGCGATATCGCAACTGTCGTCGATGCACTCCAGACGATTATCAGCGAGTTCGGAGCCCACCGAAGTATCATCGAATACCTCCCCGACTCCGGCGAAGACTTCGCAGCGATGTAG
- a CDS encoding thiolase family protein, whose protein sequence is MEVAVIGSSMTKFGQRSAWIRELLSEAGQACLEDAGVAPASVDHLYVSNMASGEFEGQTGVMNALAHDLGVIPAYTQRIDQTSSSGGAGIYEAWQSIASGVSEMTLLVGGEKMTHKTTGESTDIIASCTHPEEYKHGVTLPSFAGMTARNYLERFDAPRESLARVAVKNHRNGVDNPKAQFQKEIDIETALESPIIADPLRLYDFCPITDGSAAMMFTTEERAQEITDEYAIVSGVGGATDTHVVHERDDPTVMGGVVESSKQAYEMAGVGPDDLDVAELHDMFTILEFLQLEGIGVADHGAAWELAMDGVTAKDGGLPINTSGGLKSKGHPLGASGVAQGVEIYEQLVGEAGPRQVEADTALACNVGGFGNCVITTIMEAAK, encoded by the coding sequence ATGGAAGTCGCAGTGATTGGCTCATCGATGACCAAGTTCGGTCAGCGGAGTGCCTGGATCCGTGAGTTGCTCTCAGAAGCAGGCCAAGCATGTCTCGAGGATGCGGGCGTCGCCCCCGCAAGTGTAGACCATCTGTACGTCTCGAATATGGCCAGTGGCGAGTTCGAAGGCCAGACGGGGGTGATGAACGCACTGGCCCATGATCTCGGAGTGATACCGGCCTACACCCAGCGAATCGACCAGACCTCTTCGTCCGGTGGGGCGGGAATCTACGAGGCGTGGCAGTCGATTGCCTCAGGAGTCAGCGAGATGACGCTGTTGGTCGGTGGCGAGAAGATGACCCACAAGACCACGGGCGAGTCAACCGATATCATCGCCTCCTGTACCCACCCAGAGGAGTACAAACACGGCGTGACGCTGCCGTCATTCGCCGGGATGACGGCCCGGAACTACCTCGAACGGTTCGACGCACCGCGGGAGTCGCTGGCCCGGGTCGCGGTCAAGAATCACAGGAACGGCGTCGACAACCCGAAAGCGCAGTTCCAGAAAGAGATCGACATCGAGACGGCTCTGGAGTCACCAATCATCGCTGATCCGCTCCGGTTGTACGACTTCTGTCCTATCACGGACGGGAGCGCGGCGATGATGTTTACGACCGAAGAACGGGCGCAAGAGATCACCGACGAGTATGCCATCGTCTCTGGCGTCGGCGGCGCAACGGACACACACGTCGTCCACGAACGTGATGACCCAACCGTGATGGGCGGCGTCGTCGAATCGAGTAAGCAAGCCTACGAGATGGCCGGCGTCGGACCCGATGATCTCGATGTGGCAGAACTTCACGACATGTTCACAATCCTTGAATTCCTCCAACTGGAGGGCATCGGTGTTGCGGACCACGGTGCCGCGTGGGAACTGGCGATGGACGGCGTCACTGCAAAAGACGGCGGCCTCCCGATCAACACCTCCGGGGGACTCAAGTCGAAAGGCCACCCGCTGGGGGCGAGCGGCGTTGCACAGGGCGTCGAGATATACGAACAGCTCGTCGGTGAGGCTGGTCCGCGACAAGTCGAAGCCGACACTGCACTGGCCTGTAACGTCGGCGGCTTTGGAAATTGTGTCATCACTACCATCATGGAGGCTGCAAAATGA
- a CDS encoding MgtC/SapB family protein, protein MVDPATDSLLVLVFRVSIAFGIGALIGLEREQSESGGTFAGSRTFPLFGLVGALVQAFFPAMLPIVVIALVIPLTVAYGGKVWTEHDIGLTTLTAALLTLLLGALTTHSEQGTLLAIIVGGVITILLSAKGTIHGFADRINEAERRASIKFILIVLVILPTLPDRGLDILLGLNPRFIWLMVVFVTSLSFVAYVLSRAVGAKRSLAVTGILGGFVSSTATTVSMAERTTETPTLYQICAFSTVIASIVMFPRALVEIAVVNPALLPRVAVPLGAMTVTGVLVAGVIYWLSPTEREMEANIKNPFRLRPALFFGAVFALVLLVSKSANSWFGASGVYVTAFVSGLADVDAITLTLSTLAADGAISPDVATTGIVIGAISNTLVKVGLAWLLGTRQLGQLVTVVLGVVLAIGIVIIVLL, encoded by the coding sequence ATGGTTGACCCAGCTACTGACTCGCTCCTAGTGCTCGTCTTCCGCGTCTCTATTGCGTTCGGTATTGGCGCACTCATCGGACTAGAGCGAGAACAGAGCGAATCGGGCGGCACGTTCGCTGGCAGTCGCACGTTTCCACTGTTCGGACTCGTTGGTGCGCTCGTCCAAGCGTTTTTTCCAGCAATGTTACCCATCGTAGTGATTGCCCTCGTCATTCCGTTGACTGTCGCGTACGGCGGAAAAGTCTGGACCGAACACGATATCGGTTTGACGACGCTGACTGCTGCGCTCCTCACGCTCCTTCTCGGAGCTTTGACAACCCATTCAGAGCAAGGAACGCTGCTCGCGATCATTGTCGGTGGAGTCATCACGATTCTCCTCTCTGCCAAGGGGACCATTCACGGGTTTGCCGACCGGATCAACGAGGCCGAACGTCGGGCCTCGATCAAGTTCATCCTGATCGTGTTGGTTATCCTCCCGACGCTGCCCGACCGGGGACTCGATATTTTGCTTGGACTCAATCCGCGGTTTATCTGGCTCATGGTCGTGTTCGTCACTAGCTTGAGTTTCGTCGCCTACGTTTTGAGTCGGGCCGTCGGGGCCAAACGGAGCCTCGCCGTGACCGGCATCTTGGGTGGGTTCGTTTCCTCGACGGCGACGACTGTTTCGATGGCCGAACGGACGACGGAAACGCCTACTCTCTATCAAATTTGCGCGTTTTCGACAGTCATCGCGTCAATCGTGATGTTCCCGCGAGCGCTCGTCGAGATTGCGGTCGTCAATCCTGCGCTGCTCCCTCGTGTCGCCGTTCCACTCGGAGCGATGACGGTCACTGGAGTACTCGTCGCGGGTGTCATCTACTGGTTGTCTCCCACAGAAAGAGAGATGGAAGCTAACATCAAAAACCCGTTCCGGCTCCGACCGGCACTGTTCTTTGGCGCCGTCTTCGCTTTGGTTCTCCTCGTGTCCAAGTCCGCAAATTCGTGGTTCGGCGCGTCGGGTGTTTATGTGACGGCGTTTGTCTCCGGTCTTGCGGATGTCGATGCAATCACGCTCACGTTAAGTACGCTCGCAGCAGATGGCGCGATTTCTCCGGACGTTGCAACGACTGGCATCGTCATCGGTGCCATCTCGAACACTCTCGTGAAGGTCGGACTCGCGTGGCTGCTGGGGACGCGACAACTCGGTCAACTCGTAACGGTGGTCCTTGGTGTCGTCTTGGCTATCGGCATCGTAATCATTGTGCTATTGTAG
- a CDS encoding universal stress protein has product MPDIERLLVAFDATPLAEKALEHALTTYPETEITVLHVIDYVEERYGAESLVGTEELRERAHNRSSKLLDNATDMAAEHDRTVSTAIRVGDPAREIIRYAEERDVDTIVIGSHGRSFVVRMLLGSVAEAVVRRAPTPVLVVR; this is encoded by the coding sequence GTGCCCGATATCGAGCGGCTCCTCGTGGCGTTCGATGCGACTCCGCTCGCGGAGAAAGCTCTCGAACACGCACTCACGACGTACCCGGAAACAGAGATCACTGTCCTCCATGTAATCGACTACGTCGAAGAGAGGTACGGAGCGGAGTCGCTAGTCGGCACTGAGGAACTTCGAGAGCGGGCCCATAACCGGTCGTCGAAACTGCTTGACAACGCTACGGACATGGCCGCTGAACATGACCGAACGGTGTCGACGGCAATCCGAGTCGGCGATCCCGCTCGCGAAATCATCAGATACGCTGAAGAGCGCGACGTCGATACGATCGTGATCGGCAGCCATGGACGTTCTTTTGTTGTCCGGATGCTCCTCGGGTCAGTTGCCGAAGCAGTGGTACGACGCGCGCCGACGCCCGTATTAGTCGTCAGGTAA
- a CDS encoding sodium:phosphate symporter — protein sequence MFLFGIHLLGAVTEAAAAPLQQLFGRYVAGDARALGVSWIATYALANGSVIAALSVSLFKTGVVTVSQLFLMVAGSRLGAAAIVVLIGALDYLQKRRYSVGEAISLGLLTFLLTHSVYVPATILGYLLLPWLRGLFECVGEGLELSSQPLAVLEPMTTTLIDAIGVAPGFVVAVIILVAGLNLFDRVLKRVNTAWLRQRFFRRFQHKWVALGLGIFITSITTSVAFSLGVIVPLYNRGYLERREVTPYVLGANIGTLFDTVVVAVVLKSPDGVTLVVSLLAVGTLITLGILLGFSTYLETIDVVHTRLVEDQRYLVAFLISLVVVPVVITVLPF from the coding sequence ATGTTTTTGTTCGGAATCCATTTACTGGGAGCGGTTACGGAGGCGGCGGCGGCTCCTCTCCAGCAACTCTTTGGTCGCTACGTCGCTGGCGACGCGCGAGCACTTGGCGTCAGCTGGATCGCAACGTATGCGCTGGCAAACGGGTCGGTGATCGCAGCCCTGTCAGTTTCGCTGTTCAAAACAGGAGTCGTCACGGTCTCGCAGCTATTCTTAATGGTTGCCGGGTCGCGTCTGGGTGCCGCCGCCATTGTGGTCCTAATCGGCGCACTGGACTATCTCCAGAAACGGCGGTACTCGGTGGGTGAAGCGATCAGTCTCGGGCTGCTAACGTTCCTGTTGACCCATTCGGTATATGTACCGGCGACTATCTTGGGGTACCTCTTGTTGCCTTGGCTTCGAGGTCTGTTTGAGTGTGTGGGCGAGGGGTTGGAGTTATCCTCCCAGCCGTTAGCGGTGCTGGAGCCGATGACAACCACCCTCATCGATGCTATCGGTGTCGCCCCTGGATTCGTGGTGGCCGTAATCATATTGGTTGCCGGTCTCAATCTCTTCGACCGAGTACTCAAGCGGGTTAACACTGCTTGGCTTCGCCAGCGATTCTTCCGCCGGTTTCAGCACAAGTGGGTCGCTCTCGGTTTGGGAATTTTCATCACCAGCATCACTACGAGTGTCGCGTTCTCGCTGGGTGTCATCGTCCCGCTTTACAACCGCGGGTACCTTGAACGGCGGGAGGTCACCCCTTACGTGCTGGGCGCAAACATCGGCACGCTCTTCGATACGGTTGTAGTCGCAGTGGTCCTAAAGTCTCCAGACGGTGTGACGCTCGTCGTGTCACTACTCGCCGTTGGGACTCTCATTACGTTGGGAATACTACTGGGGTTCTCAACGTACCTCGAAACAATCGACGTCGTCCATACCCGACTGGTCGAGGACCAACGGTATCTCGTTGCCTTTCTGATCTCACTGGTCGTCGTTCCAGTCGTGATTACTGTGCTTCCCTTCTAA
- a CDS encoding sodium:calcium antiporter, with translation MAVSSPVLAVGAFIVGVVIIVYSVEELVENITKAAVVTGLSTFVLAVLFAGLDFENWAFGVASMLGELPGIAIGSALGSGLFLVGVAVAIGGFIAPFETTVDRDYLALLFLSPLLLLVFILDGMLSRFDGVALLAFFGLILGYIYCEEEKGRETFRDEEAEKAVSEVESEGHGEWYYLGLSVLFVVGIVVGSELAVRGARGIVTAFGLNQTVFGMTFVGMAMAVEEVTLVVAPVREGRPSIAVGNIVGSLIFFATGNIGLLAVTRAFTLDPSVLAFYWPVFFIATAATGFFLYRGRIKRPEAIVLGALYVAYWIGSYLTI, from the coding sequence ATGGCTGTTTCGTCGCCTGTTCTCGCTGTCGGAGCGTTTATCGTCGGGGTGGTGATTATCGTCTACAGCGTTGAGGAACTTGTCGAAAACATCACGAAAGCAGCGGTGGTGACAGGGCTGTCGACGTTCGTTCTTGCGGTTCTCTTTGCGGGGCTGGATTTCGAGAACTGGGCGTTTGGTGTTGCCTCGATGCTCGGCGAGTTGCCGGGCATCGCAATCGGCTCCGCGTTGGGGTCCGGGCTCTTTCTCGTCGGCGTTGCAGTCGCTATTGGTGGATTCATCGCTCCGTTCGAAACGACGGTTGACCGCGATTATCTGGCGCTTTTGTTTCTCTCTCCCCTCCTTTTGCTCGTGTTCATCCTGGATGGGATGTTATCTCGGTTCGACGGCGTGGCCCTACTCGCCTTCTTTGGACTTATTCTTGGCTACATATATTGTGAAGAAGAAAAGGGGAGGGAGACGTTTCGGGACGAAGAAGCCGAAAAAGCAGTTTCGGAAGTCGAATCCGAGGGACATGGGGAGTGGTACTATCTCGGGCTGTCGGTGTTGTTCGTCGTCGGTATCGTAGTTGGATCGGAGTTAGCCGTCCGTGGGGCACGGGGAATCGTGACCGCGTTCGGTCTCAACCAAACGGTGTTCGGCATGACATTCGTCGGAATGGCGATGGCGGTAGAAGAAGTAACGTTAGTCGTAGCCCCGGTCCGAGAAGGGCGGCCGAGCATCGCCGTCGGCAATATTGTCGGGAGTTTGATTTTCTTCGCGACGGGGAATATCGGTCTCCTCGCGGTCACACGTGCATTTACGCTCGACCCCTCAGTGCTGGCGTTTTACTGGCCCGTATTTTTCATCGCAACCGCCGCAACCGGCTTCTTTCTCTACCGGGGGCGGATCAAACGGCCCGAAGCCATCGTACTCGGAGCTCTCTATGTCGCTTATTGGATCGGTAGTTACCTCACTATCTGA
- a CDS encoding deoxyribonuclease IV gives MFRLGAHVSISDGFEAAVEHEVELGGNCGQLFVGSPRGWTISEVDETEANAFRDAADEQDVGLWVIHGTYLINLATPKDDLARKSIDCLQDELDAAATLDIPYYVFHPGAHTGAGEETGIDNVGKRLSDIDVPSGVTLLLENTAGKGTTVGKRLEDLDTMVKTSDYEYGDLGICLDTCHLFAAGYDFTDEAAMGELVDEIDSTVGIENVHYLHLNDSKHPLGSEKDEHEHIGEGKIGEAGFRQFVNHDTLREKPMVLETPKDERGDVWNIEKVTALRTDG, from the coding sequence ATGTTCAGGCTCGGTGCACACGTTTCGATCTCGGACGGCTTCGAAGCGGCCGTCGAACACGAGGTAGAACTGGGTGGGAACTGTGGTCAACTCTTCGTTGGCTCTCCTCGAGGCTGGACTATCAGCGAGGTCGACGAGACAGAGGCCAACGCGTTTCGAGACGCTGCCGACGAACAGGATGTCGGCCTGTGGGTCATCCATGGGACGTACCTTATCAACCTCGCAACGCCGAAGGACGACCTCGCACGCAAGTCCATCGATTGCCTTCAAGATGAACTCGACGCGGCGGCGACGCTGGACATTCCGTACTACGTGTTCCACCCTGGCGCGCACACTGGCGCTGGCGAGGAAACTGGCATCGACAACGTCGGTAAACGACTGTCAGATATCGACGTACCGAGCGGCGTGACACTCCTGTTGGAGAACACTGCCGGCAAGGGAACCACCGTCGGGAAGCGACTCGAAGACCTCGATACCATGGTGAAGACATCGGACTACGAGTACGGCGACCTCGGCATTTGCCTCGATACCTGCCATCTCTTTGCGGCAGGGTACGACTTCACCGATGAAGCAGCGATGGGCGAGCTAGTCGACGAGATCGATTCGACCGTCGGCATCGAGAACGTGCACTATCTCCATCTCAACGACTCGAAACACCCGCTCGGCTCCGAGAAAGACGAGCACGAGCACATCGGCGAGGGCAAAATCGGTGAGGCGGGCTTTCGTCAGTTTGTCAACCACGACACCCTTCGTGAGAAACCGATGGTCCTAGAGACACCCAAAGATGAGAGGGGCGATGTGTGGAATATCGAGAAAGTGACGGCGCTCCGTACCGACGGCTGA
- a CDS encoding SagB family peptide dehydrogenase, with protein sequence MVDAREYHEQTKHSPERVRADTFSLDFENKPRPYKVYEGLSQISLEELRYSADEPALSAITTPPPESRVDVGSPSNGVGSSSNGVGSSSVDTQSPSVDTQTLQTLCHYATGVTKTLKIRGRQTRFRAASCTGKLYHIDLYAVTGAVDGLDPGVYHFDPESESFDVLRAGDYRGVLAQMTDDLPAVANAPVTFIATSQWWRNAWKYRDRTYRHAFWDSGTILANLLAVASALGYRSVVVSGFADKPVTRLLGIDPAEEAPLELIPVGSGDPAPDAQAIEHIDPDEEPLSDHVVGYPLVSDAWRQSKLGDNEEVRAWREQFVDVGDHVFGTHDQGDGQLVTLNPVDTETASSRPVTTTIERRGSLREYSHDTISDRKFATVLDRALGEVPTDCDEDVSHLVDYYCLVHAVDSIPSGAYQYHPKRNVLERLGETSRQTAGHLALDQGVVGDAAANVYTMADVDSIVNQVGNRGYRLAQLLGGMSLGRLYLATYAHRTLGGRGFTFYDDLVTEHLSPRAANQTPMTLFAFGKSSK encoded by the coding sequence ATGGTTGACGCACGCGAATACCACGAGCAGACGAAACATTCTCCGGAACGCGTCCGCGCCGACACGTTCTCACTCGATTTCGAGAACAAGCCGCGACCGTACAAGGTGTACGAGGGGCTGTCACAGATCTCGCTCGAAGAGTTGCGATACTCAGCCGACGAACCGGCACTGTCTGCGATTACTACCCCGCCACCCGAATCACGTGTGGATGTTGGTTCGCCATCGAACGGTGTCGGTTCGTCATCGAACGGTGTCGGTTCGTCATCGGTCGATACCCAGTCGCCGTCAGTCGACACCCAGACACTCCAAACGCTCTGCCACTATGCGACGGGTGTAACTAAGACGCTGAAAATCCGCGGCAGGCAAACGCGTTTTCGGGCCGCTTCCTGTACGGGGAAACTCTATCACATCGATCTCTATGCCGTCACCGGTGCTGTCGATGGACTCGACCCCGGCGTCTACCACTTCGATCCGGAGTCCGAATCGTTCGACGTTCTTCGGGCGGGCGACTACCGTGGTGTGCTCGCACAGATGACAGACGACCTCCCGGCGGTTGCGAACGCACCAGTGACGTTCATCGCCACCTCCCAGTGGTGGCGCAATGCCTGGAAGTATCGCGACCGAACGTACCGTCACGCATTCTGGGATTCCGGGACGATTCTCGCTAATTTGCTGGCTGTTGCATCTGCTCTCGGTTATCGGTCGGTAGTTGTCTCCGGTTTCGCAGACAAACCCGTGACACGTCTTCTCGGTATCGACCCCGCGGAAGAAGCCCCGCTCGAACTTATTCCGGTCGGGTCTGGAGATCCAGCCCCGGATGCACAGGCCATCGAGCATATCGACCCCGACGAAGAACCACTGTCGGACCACGTTGTCGGCTATCCACTCGTCTCTGACGCCTGGCGACAGAGCAAACTCGGAGATAACGAGGAAGTCCGTGCCTGGCGTGAGCAATTCGTCGACGTAGGCGACCACGTGTTCGGAACACACGACCAAGGCGACGGCCAACTGGTCACACTCAACCCCGTTGACACTGAGACCGCATCCAGTCGTCCGGTCACGACAACCATCGAACGTCGCGGGTCGTTGCGCGAATACAGCCACGATACCATTAGCGACCGTAAATTCGCCACGGTCCTCGATCGGGCACTCGGAGAGGTACCAACCGATTGTGACGAGGACGTTTCGCACCTGGTGGATTACTACTGCCTCGTCCATGCTGTCGATAGCATCCCGAGCGGGGCGTACCAATATCATCCCAAACGAAACGTCCTCGAACGCCTCGGTGAAACCAGCCGTCAAACCGCTGGCCACCTCGCACTCGACCAAGGAGTAGTCGGCGATGCCGCTGCGAACGTGTACACCATGGCGGATGTCGACTCGATTGTCAACCAAGTCGGTAACCGTGGCTACCGGCTGGCACAACTCCTCGGTGGTATGAGCCTTGGGCGACTCTATCTCGCTACCTACGCTCATCGAACACTGGGTGGGCGAGGGTTCACGTTCTACGACGACCTCGTAACCGAGCATCTCTCGCCACGCGCAGCGAACCAGACGCCGATGACGCTCTTCGCATTCGGAAAGTCCAGTAAATGA
- a CDS encoding Zn-ribbon domain-containing OB-fold protein codes for MTLEAGKCPNGHVSYPTHPRCRKCGEPQTETLDLSDRTGKVVTWTHSTATPPGVRQPNTMAIVEFEVDGQAVRALGQVTTDDIETGDVVEPVYVEELRDPEVGIKAPESQSWDGYRWDPV; via the coding sequence ATGACCCTGGAAGCTGGCAAGTGTCCTAACGGGCACGTCTCGTATCCCACGCACCCTCGTTGTCGGAAATGTGGTGAACCGCAAACGGAGACGCTCGACCTCTCGGACCGGACCGGGAAGGTCGTTACGTGGACTCACTCCACGGCGACCCCGCCGGGCGTCCGCCAGCCGAACACGATGGCAATCGTCGAGTTCGAAGTAGACGGCCAGGCCGTCCGCGCGCTCGGGCAGGTAACCACCGACGACATCGAGACCGGTGATGTGGTCGAACCGGTGTATGTCGAAGAACTACGCGACCCAGAAGTTGGGATCAAAGCCCCCGAAAGTCAGTCCTGGGACGGCTATCGCTGGGACCCTGTGTAG